A region of the Anaerolineae bacterium genome:
TAATATTTTATTGGTTGAAAAAATAAAGCCGTCCACCCTATTGTGGACGGCTTTTGTTTTGCCTTTGAATTTTGGGGCTAAGAAGTCGGTTTTAGCCCGGCCCTTAACTATCTTCGTTTTAGGGTTCCAGAGGAATAAAATTATCTCCATAAGCCCCCAGGTTGGGGCCAAGCGTTTCTGCATAGTCAGGTCTAAAAGCCCAGGCCTCATCGCAAGCATTGCATTTTAAGCAGCCTGCCGGCGGGCAGGCCGGCGATAGGTTGTTCCGCAGCGCCCGGCGCAAATCCCAGGTGAAAAAGGCTTGGCGCACCCCGGTGTTGACTACCTCCCAGGGCAACGCCTCCTCCAACGACCGTTCCCGTAAATAGTCCGCCTGGCTCAAACCCTCGGCGTTGAGGGCGCGTTGCCACTCGCGTAGACTGGTCTGTTTCATCCGCGCCAGCACCCGGCCCAGGCGCCGGTCGCCGCGAGCCAGCACTCCCTCTACCGCTGCCCAGGCCGGACTGTCGCTGCGCACGGTAATGCCGTAAGGCTGGAGTTGCTCCTGCAAATATTTGAGCCGTGCTTCCAGGGTTTCCACCGGCATCATGGCGGCCCATTGAAAGGCCGTGTGGCTTTTGGGCACGTATGGAGTGGCATTGATAGTGATGTGACGGGGGAAGATTTTGCGCGCGACCAGGACCATCCGGGCAATGGCCTCTACATCTGCTTCGGTTTCCGTGGGTTGGCCGATCATAAAATACATCTTTAACCGAGGGAAATTATATTTGGCCGCCAACTCTACCGCGCGCAAAATCTGGGCGTCCGCCTGGGGCTTGTTGATTACTTGACGCATTCGCACACTGCCCGCTTCGGGCGCGATGGTTAAGGTTTGGTTGCCGCTTTCGGCCAATCCTTTGATAAGTGGCTCGCTGATGGGATCAACCCGCATGGAGGAAGCGCTCAACCGCGCGCCCATTTTGCGCAGTTCAAGGGCAATCTGGTCAATCCAGCTATGGTCGCTCACCGCGGCGCTGACCAGGCCAATCCGGCCGCGGTGTTTGAGGGCGTGTTGGGCTACCGACAAAATGGTGTCCAGGTGCATCTCGCGCATGGGGCGATAAACGTAACCCGCCATACAAAAACGGCAGCCTCGACCACAGCCTCGCGCAATTTCAATCAGGGTGCGGTCGCCAAACTCGGTCTGGTCACTGTAAATTTGGGTGGTGGTGGGAGTTGTCTCAATATCCTTTATCCACACCCGGGCCACCGGTCCATTGTTGAGGGTCGGCACGTAAAGGCCGTCAATCTGAGCCAGTCGCCGATAGGCTTCGGGGCGAGGAGCATCGTTGACGTCCCACAGGGCGTCGAGCAGGGGCGGCACAATGCCTTCTCCCTCGCCAATGGCAAAGGCGTCAAAGATCTCGGCCAGCGGTTCTGGATTGGTATACACCGCCGGACCACCCGCAATTAATAGCGGCCAATTTTCGTCTCGTTCTGCGGCAAACAGAGG
Encoded here:
- a CDS encoding radical SAM protein; protein product: MKQIYRYIDQAHKIISQEEGVIGKDWGGKLPVALVWPNTYRLGMSSLALHILYRLFNDEPDVVCERVFWGYQHPPRPNEPVMSLESQRPLDEFAAVAFTISYEMDYFNVIHLLRRAEFPLFAAERDENWPLLIAGGPAVYTNPEPLAEIFDAFAIGEGEGIVPPLLDALWDVNDAPRPEAYRRLAQIDGLYVPTLNNGPVARVWIKDIETTPTTTQIYSDQTEFGDRTLIEIARGCGRGCRFCMAGYVYRPMREMHLDTILSVAQHALKHRGRIGLVSAAVSDHSWIDQIALELRKMGARLSASSMRVDPISEPLIKGLAESGNQTLTIAPEAGSVRMRQVINKPQADAQILRAVELAAKYNFPRLKMYFMIGQPTETEADVEAIARMVLVARKIFPRHITINATPYVPKSHTAFQWAAMMPVETLEARLKYLQEQLQPYGITVRSDSPAWAAVEGVLARGDRRLGRVLARMKQTSLREWQRALNAEGLSQADYLRERSLEEALPWEVVNTGVRQAFFTWDLRRALRNNLSPACPPAGCLKCNACDEAWAFRPDYAETLGPNLGAYGDNFIPLEP